gtatctcagataagTGGGAGGGAGGCCTAAGAGGATTTTATAAATAGGCATCAACCAGTGGTTCTTGAGAcgtgtatacagagatgaccagtttacagaggagtatagagtgcagtgatgtgtcctataaggagcattggtggaaaaTCTGATTCCCCAATTgcaaagaacatctagctgctcgagagcaccctagATGCCGAGCTATAAATTACATCTCTGtagtctagcatgggtaggatggtcatctgaatcaacgttagtttggcagctgggttGAAAGAGgaacgattacgatagaggaaaccaagtctagatttaaccttagcctgcagctttgatgtgtgctgagagaaggacagtgtaccatctagccatactcccaagtacttgtatgaggtgactacctcaagctctaaaccctcagaggtagtaagcACACTGGTGGGGagattcttcttaccaaaccgcATGACCTTATGTTTTgcaggtgttcagaacaaggttaagggcagagaaagcatgttggacactaagaaagctttgttgtagagcgtttaacacataatctggggaggggccagctgagtataaggcATTGCGCAACCTTTGTTccacatatacactacatgaccaaaagtatgtggacacctgctccccCTTTGCTGCCacaacaacctccactcttctgggaaggctttccagtagatgttggaacattgctgcggggacttgcttctattcagccacaagcgcATTACTGAGGTCTGGCTGagatgttgttgctcctagatgtttccacttcacaataacagcacttacacttgaccagggcagctctagcaaggcagaaatctgacgaactgacttgttggaaaggtggcatcctatgacggtgccatgttgaaagtcactgagctattcAGGAAGGctattctactgtcaatgtttgtctatggagattgcatggctttgtgctcgattttatacatgtTGCTGAaaaagccaaatccactaatttgaaggggtgtccacatacttttgtgtatatattgtatatttgcCGTATGTTGTCTCACTGCTATGATATGTCAAGTTTGAGCTCTTCTTTTGAATTCCCTTGAATACAGAATGTTGTGAATGTTTTTTCAGCACCCTGACCAGAAACATTCGTcacagaagaggagagaaggtagTGATCAACGTACCCAGTAAGTGTAAATAAAAACAGGTCTTCACCATTTGCACTTAAAAATTACACCACTCAGTCAAATACATTTTGTCATTTTCTTTTTTCACTGGTCAAATTTAGGATATATTTGCCTAAATACAAATTTGAAACGGCTTGCTTATCGGTATCTATTTTCCACTGTGCTTCTTTCTCCTTGTTAGTCTTTAAAGACAAGTGCACTCCATCTCCATTTGTGGAGAAGTTTCCGGAGGATGATGGGGAGGCCGCCAGAGCAGCGCTCCCTGATCACATCTACATGGATGCCATGGGCTTCGGAATGGGCAACTGCTGTCTTCAGGTATATGCTACACGTTATACTAATAGTAACATTGTATACTGTCGTTATTTGTTTGTCTTTGGATGCATGTTCCTTTTTTCAGTCGTACATCATAAATTACACGTTCATATACTAGACTAGAGAATATTTTTTAAAGGTTGTGGGCATGTTTATATAAGCCTGTTGATTAGTCCTTAAATTAACTTGAACCTTTTTATGATGTTTTTCCAGGTGACATTCCAAGCTTGCAGCATTGAAGAGGCGAGGTACCTTTATGACCAACTAGCAACATTCTGCCCCATAGTGGTAAGATATATGCTTAGAAAATGTACAGAAAAAAATTGCATTAAGtagtaatttttttaaatctaaggTGTCGTAGCTGTCTTTGTTTGAATCATTACAGTATTCAATAACACTTTGGTTGTTTCGAGTGCTTTTTGTGTGGTGGAAACTGGAAAGCTAACTGTTGATTGTTTACAGATGGCCCTCAGTGCTGCTTCGCCGTTTTACAGAGGCTATGTGTCAGACATTGATTGTCGCTGGGGAGTTATTTCTGCCTCGGTGGATGACAGGACCGGGGAAGAGAGAGGGCTGAAGGTGAGCAGATCAATCAGGAAAAACTGGCCCCTAATTAAAGAAACATGACCTTGCCAAATAAGGCCCACTCGCTTGTCGCTAGTTGCTTCAGGGGGTTGAGTGTCCGGCTCAGACCGTGTCAGGCTCAGATAGGCATTATGAGTTTCTCTGTTGATTTCCTGGTGTTCAATTGTAACGTTTGTCAGAGCAGGTTTTCAGTTATTTGTTTGTTGAATTGTCAGATTTTCCTACTTTTCATATTCATGGTCTTTTAATGTCTGTGAAAATGTGTTGTCTTTGCAGCCTTTGAAAAGCAACAAATTTCGAATCTTGAAATCAAGATATGATTCAATCGACAGCTACCTCTCCAGTTGTGGCGATAAGTACAATGACATAGATCTGACAATAGACGAGGAGATCAACAAACAGTTGCTGGATGCAGGTAAACACTGTAACAAAGACATCTGTAATAGAACATGGTGAATGATAAGTGACTGGggaaaaatattattttaaaatGAATAGTAAAATAATCATACAAAAAGTGATGTATTGTTTAAGCATTGAAACTGTACgacaatgttttttaaaaagaaaTGTATTCGATTTGTATTAATGTTTTAATCATAAAATGTTCTATAGAGAAGTGATCAGAATCTGTGTTTTGTAGGGATCGACAAACTGCTGGCCCAACACATAGCCCATCTTTTCATCCGGGATCCGCTGTCACTCTTTGAGGAGAAAATTCACCTGGATGATGAAAACGAGTCGGATCACTTTGAGGTTAAAATGATACCCACTGACTTACTGTGGCTGCATTACTGTTGAAAACCAGACCAATGCTTGTGACAGATTTTAAAAGGAGGAATTTTTGTTTATATAATCAAAATGCATTTTCCATGTCACGTCTCTCTTGTAGAATCTGCAGTCAACCAACTGGCAGACAATGAGGTTCAAACCTCCTCCTCCAAACTCGGACATCGGATGGCGAGTTGAGTTCCGCCCCATGGAGGTAGCATAAGCCTTTCAACTCTGACACAAAAGATTTAATATAATTAGGATATTTACCTGAAATATGCTCAGTGGCAATTTATATATGTCTGCTAAATAGTGTTACATGAACAAACAATACTTGCAACAGGATTTACATGTACTGTGTCTTAACTTATTTTTGTACAATGTTAGTGTAGAAATATTTAGTGCACGTTTTCTTTTATTTCAGGTGCAACTTACCGATTTTGAAAACTCTGCTTACGTTGTTTTCATCGTCCTGCTCACCAGGGTTATCTTGTCCTATAAACTGGATTTTCTCATCCCCTTGTCAAAGGTGAAAATGGGGTTGTTCTTCTTGTTACACTTTTCATTCGCTGAATTTTATGAAATTCAATTAAGTTAGACTGGTTGTTTTTGTGGAGTTCCCAGTAcattcaatttcgagtctcatagcaaagggtctgaatacttacgtaaataaggtatttctgttttatttttaatacatttgcaaaaaaaaataaacctgttttcactttgtcataatggggttttgtgtgtaaattgatgaggaaaactatttgatacattttagaataaggctgtaacctagcATGTGGGAAAatgtaaggggtctgaatactttccgaatgcactgtatatagaccttcttacatcagctgatatatcaaagtgctgtacagaaacccagcctaaaaccccaaacagcaagcaatgcaggtgtagaagcacggtggctaggaaaaactccctagaaaggccaaaacctaggaagaaacctagagaggaaccaggctatgaggggtggccagtcctcttctggctgtgccgggtggagattataacagaacatggccaagatgttcaaatgttcataaatgaccagcatggtcaactaataataatcacagtagttgtcgagggtgcaacaagtcagcacctcagtagtaaatgtcagttggcttttcatagccgatcatttaaGAGTATCTCTGCCACTCCTGCtgtctagagagttgaaaacagcaggtctgggacaggtagcacgtccggtgaacaggtcagggttccatagccgcaggcagaacagttgaaaatggagcagcagcacggccaggtggactggggacagcaaggagtcatcatgccaggtagtcctgaggcatggtcctagggctcaggtcctccgagagagagaaagaaagaaagaaagaaagagaattagagagagcatacttaaattcacacaggataagacaggagaaatactccagatataacagactgaccccagccccccgacacataaactactgcagcataaatactggatgctgagacaggagggctcaggagacactgtggccccatccgatgatacccccagacagggccaaaaaggcaggatataaccccacccacttttcgaaaagcacagcccccacaccactagagggacatcttcaaccaccaacttaccatcctgagacaagagcgagtatagcccacaaagatctctgccacggcacaacccaagggggggcgccaacccagacaggaagaccacgtcagcgactcaacccactcaagtgacgcacccctcctagggacggcatggaagagcaccagtaagccagtgactcagcccctgtaatagggttagaggcagagaatc
This genomic stretch from Salvelinus namaycush isolate Seneca chromosome 4, SaNama_1.0, whole genome shotgun sequence harbors:
- the LOC120046641 gene encoding glutamate--cysteine ligase catalytic subunit-like isoform X2; the protein is MYCYGVMSHPTLWRPEYGSYMIEGTPGQPYGGTMSEFNTVEDNMGKRRREASSVLNKNETLATITSFPRLGCPGFTQPEYNPTPVEKGVSKSLFFPDEAINGHPRFSTLTRNIRHRRGEKVVINVPIFKDKCTPSPFVEKFPEDDGEAARAALPDHIYMDAMGFGMGNCCLQVTFQACSIEEARYLYDQLATFCPIVMALSAASPFYRGYVSDIDCRWGVISASVDDRTGEERGLKPLKSNKFRILKSRYDSIDSYLSSCGDKYNDIDLTIDEEINKQLLDAGIDKLLAQHIAHLFIRDPLSLFEEKIHLDDENESDHFENLQSTNWQTMRFKPPPPNSDIGWRVEFRPMEVQLTDFENSAYVVFIVLLTRVILSYKLDFLIPLSKVDENMKVAQERNAVQEGMFYFRKDIYKGCNPVLDSSSVAQNGLDSEGDNEYILMSIDTIINGKEGVFQGLIPILNCYLENMEVDVDTRCTILNYLKLIKRRASGELMTMAKWMREFVDKHTQYKQDSVITDKINYDLLRKCDSISKGEERCPELIGDPVNRGK